The region GGCGTGGCGTCAGTTTTATCATAGTGATCGCTCTGTCTTTTTATACAGTGACTGGGATTATATACAGTGAACTGCGCTTGGCAATGCCCCTTTTTTTGCCTGCCGCTGGACGGTCTGTTCCTCGACTGATTAACGCGTTGCTGTTGTATGGTTAAATAGCTGACCGACCATTCCCAAAACGAACCGCCAGGCTTGACAACGCCTAGGCTGAAACGTATGTTTCAAACAAGTGTTTGTCAGGCGGAGTAGTCATGGCCCAGTCGGAAACCGTTGAACGCATTCTCGATGCTGCCGAGCAGTTGTTCGCGGAAAAAGGTTTCGCCGAAACCTCGTTGCGTTTGATCACCAGCAAGGCCGGGGTCAATCTGGCGGCGGTGAACTATCATTTCGGCTCCAAAAAGGCGCTGATTCAAGCGGTTTTCTCGCGCTTTCTCGGGCCGTTCTGCATCAGCCTCGATAAGGAGCTGGAGCGGCGTCAGGCCAAGCCGGAAAACAAGCCGACGCTTGAAGAGCTGCTGGAAATCCTCGTCGAGCAAGCCCTGGTGGTGCAGCCGCGCAGTGGCAATGACCTCTCTATCTTCATGCGTTTGCTGGGTCTGGCTTTCAGTCAGAGCCAAGGCCACTTGCGTCGTTATCTGGAAGATATGTACGGCAAAGTGTTCCGTCGTTACATGATGCTGGTCAACGAAGCTGCGCCGCGTATCCCACCGATCGAACTGTTCTGGCGCGTGCACTTCATGCTCGGCGCTGCAGCGTTCAGCATGTCGGGGATCAAGGCCTTGCGCGCCATTGCCGAGACCGATTTCGGCGTCAACACCTCCATCGAGCAGGTGATGCGCCTGATGGTGCCGTTCCTGGCCGCCGGCATGCGTGCCGAAACCGGCGTCACCGATACGGCCATGGCCACCGCGCAGTTGCGTCCGCGCAGTAAATCGGTCCCGGCTGCCGCCAAGG is a window of Pseudomonas sp. 10S4 DNA encoding:
- a CDS encoding TetR/AcrR family transcriptional regulator; the protein is MAQSETVERILDAAEQLFAEKGFAETSLRLITSKAGVNLAAVNYHFGSKKALIQAVFSRFLGPFCISLDKELERRQAKPENKPTLEELLEILVEQALVVQPRSGNDLSIFMRLLGLAFSQSQGHLRRYLEDMYGKVFRRYMMLVNEAAPRIPPIELFWRVHFMLGAAAFSMSGIKALRAIAETDFGVNTSIEQVMRLMVPFLAAGMRAETGVTDTAMATAQLRPRSKSVPAAAKV